In Desulfosporosinus youngiae DSM 17734, the genomic stretch CTCACCCTGAATGTCAGCCATATTCCAAGCGGCCAGTTAAGCCTTGCCGGCCAGTATGTAAGCAAATGAGGCGCCATTAGCTTGCTACTTTCGACATTTTTGATTGCAGACCAGTACGGATCTGTGTGAATCATCTTTTTCAATTCTTTTAGACTTTCCCTAAATGATTTATCACTATTCTTTGAGAAGTAATAAGCACTTAACTCCGCACTCAATCTACGAATAACATACAAATAAAAAGGCTTCTCAAACTTCTTTTTGTCGTCCTGCTGAGCAATAAAACCACTAATGCGTTCAAAAATCCTCCTGCTGATATCCAACGTGTTAGACTTATATGACTGAGTAAGTGATTGCTCCAATATCCGGTAATTATAAACTGGCTTGGCAATATAACTGATTTTCTTTACTTTATCAAGATAGTATAATGTGAAAAGATTATCATCATAGATTCCCTTCACATATGAATCGTACCGCAAGTTATTCTCTACGATAATCTTTCTGCTATAGAGCTTATTCCACGGGCTGCCCAATCCTGACACATTTGATCTTACGGCTGGTGCCGGATTGTAGCCGTAGCCGATACACGCTGCCTGATATTGCTGGATAAAATTCCTTTCCTCAGTAACAAAATCCTCTTTGAAGATTCGATTTGTTCTCTTATTTCCGTTTGTAATTGAGTAGGCATCAGCCACGATCATATCAGCGCCGCTTCTCAGATATTCA encodes the following:
- a CDS encoding glycosyltransferase family 2 protein, with amino-acid sequence MPKISVVVPVYNVEKYIAECLESLVNQTFKDIEIIIVDDGSPDNSAKIYKEYAALDSRVKVIEKKNAGVSEARNTGIDNAIGDFLMFVDSDDWMELNGCEILYNEYLRSGADMIVADAYSITNGNKRTNRIFKEDFVTEERNFIQQYQAACIGYGYNPAPAVRSNVSGLGSPWNKLYSRKIIVENNLRYDSYVKGIYDDNLFTLYYLDKVKKISYIAKPVYNYRILEQSLTQSYKSNTLDISRRIFERISGFIAQQDDKKKFEKPFYLYVIRRLSAELSAYYFSKNSDKSFRESLKELKKMIHTDPYWSAIKNVESSKLMAPHLLTYWPARLNWPLGIWLTFRVRRMVKSLLKR